GCAACACCGTGGTCGTGGTCGAGCACGACGAGGACGCGATCCGTTTGGCCGACTACGTGCTCGATATCGGGCCCGGCGCCGGCATGCATGGCGGCCACATCGTCGCCGAGGGCACGCCCGACCAGATCATGCGCAACCCGAAATCGCTGACCGGCAAATATCTCACCGGCGAGCTTTCGGTGCCCGTCCCCGACCGGCGGCCGCCGAACCACCGGCGCACCATCAAGGTCATCAATGCCCGCGGCAACAATCTGAAGAACGTCTCGGCCGAGATTCCGCTCGGCCTGTTCACCTGCGTCACCGGCGTCTCCGGCGGCGGCAAGTCGACGCTGCTGATCGATACGCTCTACAAGTCGATCGCGCGCAAACTGAACAACGCCAGCGAAGGCGCCGCGCCGCATGACCGCATCGAGGGCCTCGAGCACATCGACAAGATCATCGACATCGACCAGTCGCCGATCGGCCGCACCCCGCGTTCGAACCCCGCGACCTATACCGGCGCGTTCACGCCGATCCGCGAATGGTTCGCCGGCCTGCCCGAGGCCAAGGCGCGCGGCTACGAGCCCGGGCGCTTCTCCTTCAACGTCAAGGGCGGCCGCTGCGAGGCCTGCCAGGGCGACGGCGTCATCAAGATCGAGATGCACTTCCTGCCCGACGTCTACGTCACCTGCGACACCTGCAAGGGCAAGCGCTACAACCGCGAGACCCTCGAGGTGCTGTTCAAGGGCAAGAGCATCGCCGACGTGCTCGACATGACCGTCGAGGAAGCCGCCGAGTTCTTCAAGGCGGTACCGCGCGTGCGCGAGACGTTCCAGACCCTGCACCGGGTCGGCCTCGACTACATCCATGTCGGCCAGCAGGCGACGACGCTATCGGGCGGCGAAGCCCAGCGCGTCAAGCTGGCCAAGGAGCTGTCGAAGCGCGCCACCGGCCGCACGCTCTACATCCTGGACGAGCCGACCACCGGCCTGCACTTCCATGACGTCGCCAAGCTTCTGGAGGTGCTGCACGAGCTGGTCGCCCAGGGCAACACGGTGGTGGTGATCGAGCACAATCTCGAAGTCATCAAGACCGCCGACTGGGTGATCGACCTCGGCCCCGAAGGCGGCGACGGCGGCGGCGAAATCGTCGCCTGGGGCCCGCCCGAGGACATCGTCAAGGCGCCGCGCAGCTATACGGGCAAGTTTTTGGCACCGGTGCTGAAGAAGGCGAACAGCAAGCCGAGGAAGAGCTCAGCGAGCGAGGCGGCGGAGTGACATTGGTAGGGTGAGCGAGCCGCAAACAAGCTTCGCGTTCGGAGATGACAGCGCTCCGCACACCGCTGCGGCGCGCGCAAACATTCCCGAAAACGTGACAAGCAAAGCAGCGCTCTTGGCTACGCTCGCAGCGCAGCTCCGATTCCCCGATTACTTTGGCAACACTTGGGATGCATTCGAGGAATGTATTCGCGATCTCTCATGGTTGCCCCGCGGTCCCGTATTCGTAACGCATACGGACGTACCCCTGATTAGCGACGTGTCGAACGCCATGACCTATGTGGCAATTCTGAATGACGCTGTCTGCAAGATGTCGCGACCGGCGGACCATCCGCTTTCAGTCGCATTTCCACCCCAGTATCACGACCAGGTCATGTGGTTGCTTCGAGCGGACCAAGCCCGTCGCACGTAGCGCGTAGGATGGGTAGAGCGAAGCGAAACCCATCGACTCATCTCGCGGCCCGAACGATGGGTATCGCTTCGCTCCACCCATCCTACGGATTTCCTCGGTAAGTGGCTATCTGCCAGACGTTTGCCCAGGAATCCCGGACCGTCGCTCGCCTGTCGCCATAGGGCGTATCGGCAGGTGCCTCGATCGATTCAGCACCGGCCGCTATCGCCCGCCGATAGGTCTCGTCCGCGTCCTCGACGTAGACATAGAGAAAGGCCGGCATGGCCCCGCGGACGCCTCCGCCGTCGCTGATCAGGATGATCGAGTCTCCGATGCGCATTTCCGTTGGCGCGCCGGAGCGGACGTCGCCTTCCGCACCGAAAACGTCTTTCAGGAAGCCGGCCAAACCGGCGAGATCGCGCGTGACAATTCTCGGTATCACGGAAGGCCAGCCGGCGGGCTTGAATTGGGGCATGGGTCTGCCTTTGACGAAGCGACGATGGTGCGTGCTGATGAAAGCTACCAGAAGCGCAGGAGCAAGTAGACCGGATGAGCGAAGCGATATCCGGGACTGTCGGCCGAACAAGTGGATGGCTCCCGCATCTCTCTGAGCCTGTCATCGGGCGCGTGTTCGCGCGACCCGTTGGCTCATGCGGGATACGATGACTGGAGCAGCCCACTCCCGCCCTACACCGCCCAATAATTCGGGTGCGTGTACGCGTGCGAGCGGTCGCCCCAGTCGAATTCGTCGCCGTCGAACTCGGACGGGCCGGTGCGCAGATCGTCCAGCGTCACCTCGGCCTCGAAGGCCTGGCGCGCGGGATCGAATTTCAAGGCCGTCCATTTGACGGGATAATGGTGGTGAGTGCTGAGCACGCCACCAGTCTTGATCACGGCGTAGGCCACCGTGCCGCTCACCTTGTCGAGCATCAGCCGCTCGATCGAGCCGAGCTTCGTGCCGTCGCGTCCGAACACGCAGACATGCTCGACGCGGTCGCTGGGCACCAAGGTATGATGCATGGCATCCTCCCTGTTTTCCCTTGTTCGGCCGGGATTATAGCACCTGCGCGTCCCAATGTGCACAGGTCGTCGGGCGAATTGGCGAAGCGTAATCCGCCGTCACTGCCCGAGAAACTCCGGCGGCACCCGGTCGGTCAGCCATACCCCGTTGTCCGCCCGGTAAAACTTGAATCCCTTGCCGTGCATGGCACCTGCATCGACCTTGAAAATGTGGGGCTTGCCGTGACGCTGACCGACGCGCACGGCTGTCGCTTCATCGGCGGACAGATGCACCTGCTGGCGTGCCTGCGGCTTCAGGCCTTCCACCAGGATCGCATCGACAAACCGCGTCGCGGTCCCG
This Bradyrhizobium sp. CCBAU 53421 DNA region includes the following protein-coding sequences:
- a CDS encoding barstar family protein, whose product is MTSKAALLATLAAQLRFPDYFGNTWDAFEECIRDLSWLPRGPVFVTHTDVPLISDVSNAMTYVAILNDAVCKMSRPADHPLSVAFPPQYHDQVMWLLRADQARRT
- a CDS encoding glyoxalase/bleomycin resistance/extradiol dioxygenase family protein — its product is MPQFKPAGWPSVIPRIVTRDLAGLAGFLKDVFGAEGDVRSGAPTEMRIGDSIILISDGGGVRGAMPAFLYVYVEDADETYRRAIAAGAESIEAPADTPYGDRRATVRDSWANVWQIATYRGNP
- a CDS encoding PRC-barrel domain-containing protein; the protein is MHHTLVPSDRVEHVCVFGRDGTKLGSIERLMLDKVSGTVAYAVIKTGGVLSTHHHYPVKWTALKFDPARQAFEAEVTLDDLRTGPSEFDGDEFDWGDRSHAYTHPNYWAV